In one window of Acidobacteriota bacterium DNA:
- the hpt gene encoding hypoxanthine phosphoribosyltransferase: MPEEMPEVLISEDEIHQKVEELARRISADYRDVDDLILVGVLKGSFIFLADLARHLTIPRSVDFMALSTYGDHTETDGAVRMIMDLRRNIAGQHVLIVEDIVDTGYTLAYLVRTLAARQPASLKTCVLVHKPDRREVYAQIDYLGFEIPDEWVVGCGLDWAEKYRTLPYIGVVKPEE, from the coding sequence ATGCCCGAAGAAATGCCTGAAGTCCTCATTAGCGAGGATGAAATCCACCAGAAGGTCGAAGAGCTCGCGCGGCGGATTTCGGCTGACTATCGAGACGTGGATGACCTGATTCTGGTCGGGGTCCTCAAAGGGTCGTTCATTTTTCTCGCCGACCTGGCCCGCCATCTGACGATCCCGAGAAGCGTCGATTTCATGGCCCTTTCGACCTACGGCGACCACACGGAGACCGACGGGGCGGTCCGCATGATCATGGATCTCCGGAGGAATATCGCCGGCCAGCACGTTCTCATCGTCGAAGATATTGTCGATACCGGTTACACCCTCGCCTATCTCGTCCGCACTCTGGCCGCGCGCCAACCCGCATCGCTCAAGACCTGCGTTCTGGTGCACAAGCCCGACCGTCGCGAGGTCTACGCGCAGATTGATTACCTCGGCTTCGAGATCCCCGACGAGTGGGTCGTCGGCTGCGGTCTCGACTGGGCGGAGAAGTACCGGACGCTGCCATATATCGGCGTGGTGAAGCCGGAGGAATAA